CCCCTCTTCTAGACTTCCACTGGCTAGGGGATGTGGGGCGGGGCTAATGCCTCACCTGCGACCAATCCCCGTGTGCCGCTGCAGCAGCTTCCCTGCCCCCTCTCCCGGCTCTGCCTCACTGCATACTATCAATAATAgctctgaataaaacatttctataCATATATCtctatgtttaaaaaaaccacCCTTAAAATATAGGACTGAGTGCAGATGGTGGGAGAGGTCTGCAGGGGGCGCCAGAGGAGCAGAGGCCTGCTGGTGTGTCTCCACTGGTGGGGCTGCACCAGGAGGTCCccaccccccacctccacccctCCTTTCCTTCATCCCCTCATCATCAGTCAGTCTCTCTTCTGGCCTGGCATCTGGTTTCTGCTCTCAGTTACGTTTTATCTTAATCctctttttttactcatttCATCTTTGATTTACTCTTCTCTAAACGCCGGTCGTCCTCCCTGGCTGTCAGGCGtactctctccctctttatATCTCTCCCTGTCTATCGCTGGGTCCGTGTGTCGTTCTCCTgtatccgtccgtccgtctgtctttCCGTCCAtgcatgtgtctgtctgtccgaCCGTCAGGCGAGGGGTGCCCACGGCATGTGACGAGGGTGCAGGACCCTCACTTCCTGCGCGGCTGGCTCTCCTGAGACAGTCCCTGCGTGGGGCTGCCCATCTCTGTGAAGCCCTGGGGGTTGGGGCCGGGACCCCTGTCACCCCTGTCGCCCCTATCGCCCCTGTCGCCTCTCTCGCCTCTCTCGCCCCTCTCGCCTCTCTCGCCTCTCTCGCCTCTCTCGCCCATCCCTTTCTGCGGCTGTTTGACCTGAGTCAGGATGTCTCGAATCTTCCTCTGAGCCAGCTGCGGGacagaggaagggggagaggggTTATCTAAGGCAGACACAAACATCAGGTGGACAATGATAGAGACTATCTGGTGAACGTAGGGGATTACTTAGCAGCGTAAGAGCAGATGTGTCatgaggaggtggtggagaccAAACCAGGGCTCAAAGCGGACATACATGGGTCTGAGCAAGGTTCATCACTGATTAAAATGACCTGGAAGTACCTAAGTGGCAGCCATCATAATTTCTCCATGACAGGGAAGGAGCTTCTTTTATAAACTCTTTGAGCATACCAAGACAATCCTTTACGAAAACGAAGGAGATAATGTCCCGTAATACCTTTCGTCCGCAATACTTAAAAGTGACGCACCATTCTACTGTTTTTTAAGGAGAACTTCAAACTTCACGCTTATAActgaacaaaatattaaataaagttcCGAAGTGTTTACTGAGTTGGGTAGTGTTTCTCTTTATCATCCTGTTTTAATGATGCTAGTAGATGTGAGGGCCTTACAAGTAATACATATGTTGCACAGGattatttattgaaacattttcatataatcatacgaATTGGGACTCATGCCAATAATACCGGCGGGTGAGCAAACATTTACCTGTTGTCGTCAAGTGTATAAGGCCCGCATTAAACAACATGATAAGAAGAGTGACGTATCTAGTGCACTTCTAGGAGTTATCTAAGGAAGATTGACTCACATAAATAACATCCACTGTAGGCATAATAATTGCGTCGTAGCATAATAATAAGTGGTGTAAGACTCCTTTAGCAACATTGTTCTCTTTTCATAAATCCCGAGGAACTCTCTTTATTTCCTTAAATATCATGTTGCTCTGAGATTTCCGAAAAGTTGCTAGGAGAAATATAAGACCTTATTCTCTTGACAATTCGACCGCAGTGATTGTTCATTGGTTCGAATCGTTAACAGGATACGAGGTGGTGAGGAAGCTCACCTGGCTGGCGTAGAAATGTCCGTTGATCTTGACGATGACCTGGTCGTTCTCATCAGGAGTCTGTTCCCTGGGGACGACCACCTCCGCTGCTGTCAGGTTCTGCAGCTCgttcacctgcacacacacacacacacacacacacacacacacacacacacacacacacacacacacacacacacacacacacacacacacacacacacacaaacaaacaaacacacacacaggttactctgagaggaagagcagagggTGTAGAACACAGGTCAGAGGGCTGGATGAGACTCTTACCGTCTTGCCTCCCTTTCCAATGACCCGTCCTGCAGCAGCGGCGGCCATCTTGATATGAGTCTCCAATTTGACCTCCTCCTTGGGCCCAAAGAAGTTCTCCTCCTTCAGTTTGCCATAGATCCTGCCCTGGGCCTGCAGGAGGGAGACCAACAGGTTAAtcatactttttacttttcGTTAGGATCCTCgttagcatttaaaacaaacataaagatacaaaataaatcatctaaTGTAATTAACAATATCCATCTTTTCCACCGTCATTGAGCCAAACGGGCGATTACCAATCAAACTactcaacaacaaataaacgcactaaaactacaaaaaaatagCAATTCATAAAACAGATCAACATTGACTGAACAGACcttaatttgtatatttatctATCCTGCGCTATCAGATATATTAATTTCCCATAACATAGTGGGGTTTTCTACTTCAAcccatgtttacattttgtatgttaTGGTAAATTCACATCACAGCGATTTTTGGGCGTGTCGTGATCACATGTTAAGTCAATATAAAGACGCAGATGGATGCGAATTCACTCCAGCGGCCCATCTGAAGCAATTTTTTCAACTAAAGTGTCAAATGTGCGTGACGCGTTCTTGGTAAAGCCAATCAGCGTTGGGATTCCCTCTGTTGTCACTGACGCCCTGCTGTTGTTCAGTTGTGGAGATGGAAGAAAACATTGTGGGTTCTTGGAGATATACAAGCAGTTGCAGGATAAGACGATGGAATTCACCAAACTGTGTGCGACGCTAGATGATATTATGAATCCAGAAAGACGCCGCTTGCGGCTACATTTGTGGGACTTCAAAACTATTGAGCTTGGACGTGTTAACAACATCAACGGTGCGTCAACAGTGCATTCTGTTTGAACACGAGCCACTAGAGCGATTTGAATACTCGCATTGCGTCCGATGTGAACGCACCGTTACACCATAACTCATTGTTTATAGCATGAATACAGATTTTCgattgatatttgtatttaatatttcatgttgACACACTTAAATGTTCAGCTTCAATGTAGCTGGttggctgtgttgtgattggttaaccacttaaagatgtcctGACCTTTAGCCTAcaacgtacaatgtgttggagtgctagccaatagaaacacaagtgttacatagtgatgttcaggaagtaaacaaaggggtccaatAGACGTGTTTCAGGCAagagagaaactctctctggagggaacacagggattctagcctttgcagaccatttacatgcactaaaacctatataacacactacagggaagggaaaccccaaacacagaacagggcctctttaaacaaaCGTCTGAACCACTGGAACAATACGCCCTGGCATTGAATTCTAACTGACCATAGCTCAGTTcatgtctgttttctgtttcatattTAAAGGATTGAGTAGTAATCAGCTTTACCTTGAACTGAGCCTCTGGGGGTCCGGTCACTATCACCATCCTCATTTTAGAATCAGGAGCCTCAGCCGGGGCGATCTGTAGGGGAGGAGGAACACTGTCATCAAGGGGGAAACACTTATGGACTCTTTCACAAGCACTAGTTTGCACATCTAATCAAAGACATCTTTTATATAACACATTGATGAGGAAAGTAGGAATACTCAATCCAGAGAATAAATTCAGAGTTATTCataatttaaaaggaaaaacagcagATCTTCAAATTTGAGAAGATGAGCTGGTGAAAAATTAATGGATTAATCAACCTCGTATTTAAAAGATAGCGTTTTCATTTGTAATTGAAGATGTCTGATAGATGATGTGAAGTAAAAGGcataattattttgtatatgaCTATGTCTCAGGGGTGAAATAGGGGTATATCAACCAGAGGGTCAGGGTCTGATCCTCAGCCTCTCCCTGGGCCTGATACTGAACCCTACATTGTTCCTGTGAAATGCTTATGAAATGTCTAGAAGTGTCTGTGAGCTGCTTCTGATGAAAGTTTCCTCcaaatgacatgtaatgtaatgcctCAGAGAATAATACTCAAGCCCCAACTTTCTACTGTAATACAGTACTACAGTTTAGTAATTACAATCCACAACTGTCCGTAAGAGGGCTGTTTAATTACAGTCCCTGTTCAACATGCGGGAGGGGGGCTCTCTTCACCCACCTTGATGGAGGCTCCAGCGAAGCGGCTCAGCTGTTTGATGTGCTGTCCTTTCTTCCCGATGATGGCTCCCACTGCCTGAGCTGGGATGTACACGTGGACCGTCTCCTGCTCTGGAGCCTGAtcacacacagagcaaacacCGCTTCAGATTTTGCTCTTTCCAAATGTTGTACTGGCCACACTGGTAGATTTTGTAGTTCCCAGCCAACATGTTTGTGACATCACATCAAGTTTGAAGCCAGGATGGATAAAATaatcttttaaataacatttgcatatttatagtttctgtgttttttcaatGGGAAAGAAGGAGTACATTTAACTGAATTGTTTTGATGAAAAAGCAGCAtcagtattttatgtttaactAAGAACTATGACAATATATGGCAGGTAGCAGGTAGGCAGATTCATCTTGAAAATCTGGAAAATGCTTGATACTATCCggccttttattttattttaattattttagtaCAGGCAACAACAAAAACGATATGATAAGATAACAATAGCTCACACATAGAAAATCTATATTAAATGGCAGCCAATTTTAACTGGAATCAAATGGAACAGAAATATcaacttaaattaaataaatacattatgtgGAAGAAATCATAACTTGTTGTGTTGTGCGGGGGATGTTACATTTATCCCGTCTGCTATTCACCATCAGGAGCAATACCAGGtgatgtaaaaacaacatggtGGAGTTTTCAGGTATCTAAGGACTAAATCAATGCTTTGCGATGATGGAAGTCACTCAGCAGGTATTCTCACCCCGAAGCAGCCGTAGGGGGCACTGCCGGAGGCGTTTCCAGGCGGGGGTGGCGGCatgttggaggaggaggggaagaggcCCAGAGCACCGAGGTTGAGACCCGGGATCAGGTGGGTCTGTTGCTGGAGAGAAGCAGGCTGCAGGTTAGACAACATGCAGTCCTCACAACGAGACAGCAGgagctttaaaaatgtcccttaCAAGTACAAGTTACATAAAGAAATCTAATCAGTAACGTCATCGAAGTAACACAATATGAAAGTATAATGTAACTTCATTActttatgtaacatttggattacctcaatattaAAAGCAAAGGCAATCAATACGAATGTATAATATCAATAccatgttttattctgaagtgtcttatgtaagacaacagaacaatgtatcatcttaaatgattattattataaatgctgttttaatttaacattttaagtgAAGTGACCaccttttttggttttaaaaatcaGGTGTCCattcaaaaactaaatataaaagtaGACAGTATTAAAACGTACGGGGCCCAAACACAtaattagcatatgcagacaatagctTAAATACTACTATGCCTGTTTGGAccattttggagtggttttggatGTTATTGACAAATTAAAAttaatttctgacattttcaagatcaaaaatggcagttttaaccagaaagtggccataaaTGTACTCCCAGTGGTCAGATTTTGACGAATTTTGGCTGGATTTGAAAGCCATTTTTTATCCTTAtaatgtcagaaattgattaATTATCCTCAGTAAcctccaaaaccactccaaaattgtccaaatcggccaagctgtttttttaatattgtctgcatatgctaattaaCTAATGCTAATcgtgcaaattgcccaacatatgcaagttagcatccagcagtttctatgtgcttaTGATACATACTCTACATTGCCATCACAAAACTTCAGGGTACTCAGCATTTCCCTTTACAATAGGACTCTCTGAGCTGGCAAACAGACTAATAcagtttttttgtatcctgattacataatcccATTACATGAAATCCGTTACTCCTAAAGCGTTAAACTGAGTGAATACGTAACAATGACTCACATTCATAGCAGCGATGTCGTTCTCGTAGGCCTCCCTGACCTTCTTCATCACCTCCACCTGCGCATTGTTGCAGGCCTCGATCATCCCCTTCACCGTGATGGTGCGCTCCGGGTTGTACAGAGTCAGATCCTGCAGGCTGCATACACAACAGACTCGTCAACATCAGTTTATTTACTAACTTCTAACAATTTAGAGATCAaccattaatatatatattaaatgtattatgtcaacaggtttcacataactgtatgaggttagttgaaaaaaaaacgttaaaaagaaaatatttggttcaacttaatattattgcataacctaatacagtcatgtgaaacctgttgacatagtacatttaattaaagtcaacgtttcggTTCTTTTCAGTGTAACGATTATATTTACTATGAATGCCGCCCAAAACCATGTGACCCAACCAACCAAAACcttattaaatatacaacagaAATCCAGACTCTCTGGCATTCATGGCTGTtacaataatcaaaataaactacaaaacaACATGAGACATTTCTGAATTTAACAaagaatgaagtgtgtgtgtgtgtgtgtgtgtgtgtgtgtgtgtgtgtgtgtgtgtgtgtgtgtgtgtgtgtgtgtgtgtgtgtgtgtgtgtgtgtgtgtgtgtgtgggtgtgtgtgtgcgtgggtgtgtgggtgtgtgtgtgtgtctcaaaacagtggtgtaaagtaacaaagtacatttactcaagtactgtacttaagtacaattttgagatacttgtactttacttgagtatttcaagtttctgctactttgtacttctattccactacagctcagaggtaaatggtgtacttttaccccactacatttattatatattatccATAACTAAAATTATATATAGAACAATGAAAATCATTGTTAGTAGCTGCCCCTAAAACCAACAAAGCCAGGCACAGAGTTTCTAATCTGAAGCCTGCAACCAAACTCTATACAATTTTCGGAGAATTTAACAAAGGATGACCtaatctttcttttaatttacttttctCACATTACGATATTGAAAGTCTACTCTTAACTTCCAAAGATGTATTTCTGCTGGAGATGAAATTtcttttagtgtgtgtgtcttacggGGAGATGGTGATCTTGGTGTCTGTGTCCTGCTCCACTTTCTTCAGGTTGCGGCCCTCCTTCCCGATCAGGCGTCCCACAAAGTTGTTGTGAGCCAGAATCTTGAGAGGAACCTCGTCAGCACTGCAAACATGTGAGAGAGCGTTAGCATGTGTTCCATCTCTAATCCACGTCCCCGCCTGATGCTGGAGGCTATCCACATGAGAAGCACATACGTCTTGGTGTC
The window above is part of the Eleginops maclovinus isolate JMC-PN-2008 ecotype Puerto Natales chromosome 16, JC_Emac_rtc_rv5, whole genome shotgun sequence genome. Proteins encoded here:
- the igf2bp1 gene encoding insulin-like growth factor 2 mRNA-binding protein 1; amino-acid sequence: MHKLYIGNLSDSVTAEDLGKTFDEHKIPYSGQFLMKTGYAFVDCPDDQWAMKAIETFSGKVELQGKRIEVEHSVPKKLRTRKLQIRNIPPHLQWEVLDGLLAQCGTVENCEQVNTESETAVVNVTYASREHARQAIQKLNGYQFENNALRVSYIPDENSEMDGDQRGPDNGRRGYGPRGERRSGSPSSGMLHKPPHADIPLRLLVPTQYVGAIIGKEGATIRNITKQTQSKIDVHRKENAGAAEKPISIHSTPDGCSAACRMILDIMHQEAKDTKTADEVPLKILAHNNFVGRLIGKEGRNLKKVEQDTDTKITISPLQDLTLYNPERTITVKGMIEACNNAQVEVMKKVREAYENDIAAMNQQTHLIPGLNLGALGLFPSSSNMPPPPPGNASGSAPYGCFGAPEQETVHVYIPAQAVGAIIGKKGQHIKQLSRFAGASIKIAPAEAPDSKMRMVIVTGPPEAQFKAQGRIYGKLKEENFFGPKEEVKLETHIKMAAAAAGRVIGKGGKTVNELQNLTAAEVVVPREQTPDENDQVIVKINGHFYASQLAQRKIRDILTQVKQPQKGRGDRGPGPNPQGFTEMGSPTQGLSQESQPRRK